From Polyodon spathula isolate WHYD16114869_AA chromosome 26, ASM1765450v1, whole genome shotgun sequence, one genomic window encodes:
- the LOC121300896 gene encoding transcription factor jun-D-like — protein sequence METPFYHDDVLNATLARSAYSYNNMMKKDMTLNLSDPASGLKSQLRDNDGILNSPDMGLLKLASPELERLIIQSNGMVTTTPTSQFLYPKSVTEEQEFAEGFVKALEDLHKQNQLNGTCVQAGTLDLSSNNGSSVSMHPDLPIYTTLSGYASAVGTNVNYSTDTVPFPPPPPHHMGQHQQQQQQQHSRLQALKDEPQTVPDVQCFRESPPMSPIDMDTQERIKAERKKMRNRVAASKCRKRKLERISRLEDKVKSLKTQNTELASTASVLREQVAQLKQKVMSHVNSGCQLLPHQVQAY from the coding sequence ATGGAAACACCCTTTTATCACGATGATGTGTTGAATGCAACTCTGGCACGCAGCGCTTACTCGTACAACAACATGATGAAGAAAGACATGACCCTAAACCTGAGCGACCCCGCCTCCGGCTTGAAATCGCAACTGAGAGACAATGACGGGATCCTCAACTCTCCCGACATGGGGCTCCTGAAACTCGCTTCCCCCGAACTGGAGCGACTAATCATACAATCCAATGGAATGGTCACCACAACCCCGACTTCCCAGTTCCTCTACCCGAAGTCCGTGACTGAGGAGCAAGAGTTCGCCGAGGGCTTCGTCAAAGCGCTGGAGGACCTTCACAAACAAAACCAGCTTAACGGGACTTGCGTTCAAGCCGGCACCTTGGACCTGAGCTCGAATAACGGCTCTAGTGTCAGCATGCACCCGGACCTTCCAATCTACACTACATTGAGCGGCTACGCCAGTGCAGTGGGGACCAATGTGAACTATTCCACAGACACTGTACCATTCCCACCGCCTCCTCCCCACCATATGGGCCagcatcaacagcagcagcagcagcagcactcgcGGTTACAGGCGCTCAAGGACGAACCCCAGACTGTACCAGACGTGCAGTGTTTCCGGGAGAGCCCGCCGATGTCGCCCATCGACATGGACACGCAGGAGAGGATAAAAGCCGAGAGGAAGAAGATGAGGAACAGAGTCGCCGCTTCCAAATGCAGAAAGAGGAAACTGGAGAGAATATCGCGGCTGGAAGACAAAGTCAAATCTCTCAAGACCCAAAACACAGAGCTAGCCTCCACAGCAAGCGTCCTGCGGGAGCAAGTGGCACAGCTGAAACAGAAAGTTATGAGCCATGTAAACAGTGGGTGCCAGTTACTGCCACACCAGGTCCAGgcttattaa